A single genomic interval of Koleobacter methoxysyntrophicus harbors:
- a CDS encoding C-GCAxxG-C-C family protein — protein sequence MQGDLSNLKNKILEKAYKRGYYYEGKYRGCSQAVVAAILDLFNIDEIVFKVASGFSGGIAEEAKGTCGAFSGGVMIISYIFGRDLVHYHLS from the coding sequence ATGCAAGGAGATTTAAGTAATTTAAAAAATAAAATCCTGGAAAAGGCTTATAAAAGAGGTTATTATTACGAAGGCAAGTATAGAGGTTGTTCACAAGCTGTGGTCGCAGCTATTTTAGATCTTTTTAACATAGACGAAATCGTCTTTAAGGTAGCCAGTGGATTTTCCGGAGGAATAGCAGAAGAGGCAAAGGGCACATGTGGAGCATTTTCAGGTGGCGTGATGATAATTTCATACATCTTTGGTAGAGATCTGGTACATTATCATCTAAGCTGA